The Cataglyphis hispanica isolate Lineage 1 unplaced genomic scaffold, ULB_Chis1_1.0 scaffold34_size14077, whole genome shotgun sequence sequence AATGGTTGCAACCCGAAAAGGACATCTTTTACTCGAAAGTGAAAGCATCGCTAGATAATATCGCATTAGAGGTACTGGATTGCCTCAGGGAAAAATATCCCAATCATTCGATATGCTCGACTCCCgctttttcagaatttttttcatactggAAAGAGAACAATATCGAAGATAATTACTGGGACGAAGAGGAGGGAACGCAGATTATAGAGACGCTCCGGGAATATATGTTTGATGAATTTCAATTGACCGAATGGGGAATGTCTTCCAACACAACGTTGGAATACATGTGTATAGATAATGTAagttattatagattattttatataataacttattcaattattgttatgtcaataattattattatcttatatcttaaaaaaaatattctcgctcttatcaatttctttgttataatttCTGTCATAGgtattagaaaaaagatatggtgaagaattaattttattagtaatttatCACAGCGTGGCCAGAAGACTTGGTCTACGATGCGATGTAGTACGTAGTAGTTCtcacttctttctctcttggaaACCGTACTAGtaagtataaaattagatttggaATTATATCTGAATCTTTCggtatttaaattcttatcatgtgcacaaatacacacacatacataagtatataattttttgttattttattgtttcagtttcatgaataattcaagaaatggaagattttttaacataagttCTAAAAGTTATATACCACAtcgtacaaattttatatactttgatgAATTAAGAGCTTCACGGGTTGGCAATTActcctataatttttattatttttagcactaaccaataaatttataattaatttaatataataacaaaataactaatttttttttatttgtaagaaCTCTGTTCATACCTTTAATCTTTGCtcatttttaatgcttttttttcagttttggcaagaattaatatattctacattGGAAAATAGTAATCTGTATAACGACACTTTTGGGATTATGTCGGATGGATCGATTCAATTGATTAGATATGACAGAATAAATGtggaaagaagaagaataaatgTGGTATGTAAGCACTactcaaaagaaaatagagaacACTTTTCATACCTTCAAAATTGGGCTATCTTCAAATCGCTAAAACTCAacgaaaaatcatcgtagacataaaattgaaaaaacatttttaaagcttgaagtttcaactttaataataactttaataatactattgataaattttttttaatatttttgttttccttgTTCTATGCTTTAAAAAGGAACACATTGTTTTGttccttaaaattaacatttctttGATTGTTCTgcaactcgataaaaaaatttctctcgaaaaaaTCAACTCAAGTTCCATAAACTACAACATTTCGCCtataaaatgctatttttaaaatttttctacgattTTTTTTGACCGAGTTACATGAGTTTGAATCTAaacctgtattttttttaaacgagaaaataataaaattttataaaattaccgATATCACattaaagttgaaattttaagcttcaaaatgcttttttaattttttgtttaattttttgtctattatttGTCTTAGATGGTactaatatagaaaataataatagaaaataattctctaaaatttCTCTGATGACATATGCACaatcacatataaattataataatttatgatctaACTCtctgtaatttaatttgctacaaaaatctatttagaaattatttgataaaagatatCAATTAAAGTCTGATTTTACACTTTCCAGCTCAGCCTTAGtgttaaaaaaacaaagcGACATACAAGACCAAAGGACGTGAAATTTGCGGTTGGTATGATAGTGACACATCAGCCTGCAGATTGCGTCGGTGTGATAATAGGATGGCATCAACATCTTGATAGACATATTGTTGAATTCTCCGCGAAGAATGTGCCGAATTCTTATATGCACTTATGTGAATTGCCATTGTATCATTGtcgtaattgtaattttaaaaaggaacaaacaaattacataattcttaccgaaaataataaaatgtgttacGTGGAAGAAGGTATGTATATTAGCTgatctatctttatttaaaattatatttgtttgttcTGCGAACTTATCTATCTTTTtgcacacaaaataaaataatattttattttacgttgaTTTATttggtatatttttcttcctctttagaattaattattttacttattattttatttcatttcttttattttgttcattttaattatcataaatttattttttatttgcattttttattttagatgctATAACTTTAACAACTCCGAGATGGATCGACAATAGCGAAATAGGtcgctatttttataaattcgaaGGTACGCATTACGTACCAAATAAAATGCTGGCGAGATTTTACCCGCAGGACGCCGCTTTAACTGCACAGCAAGATTAcaacaatattacaataacatCGCAACATTGCGACaatattgatacatttttacatattgaatatttttctttatatttcctCATCTGTTTTTTTATCcttcaatttaatctttatttataaatctttgtttataatttttttgtaatttctagtttaattttttgtaatttaaaatatttttaaattacatatcaattttatcttaacCAACTCTAAATAAAACacacgtataattatattatatgtttcctGTGACATTAAATCTTTCATCgtctttaatgtttttaattatattcaaaatactgAATGTACAtggtaaatatacataatagatacatagatatatatttttaaatatatttacgtagATAGAATAAGTTAAGAGGCCATATGTCGTATTCATCGTAGTAACAATTATTGCTAAATACGCGAGGCAATCTAATAATAGTGTCAAATCACGCactctttctaaaataatgttttgaaagaatatgaattatttttgtaacatgtGCATAGAGTGATTTGTTTATAAAcagtcaaatatttatttaaattaaacttcttTATTCTGAGATAGTTAAAAGCATTTgacagtaaatataaattcttgttttaaatcgtttttaaatatatgtttatatatttgcctTTTGATCACGAGTgcataaaatgaaattgttgatatataaatgaatttaagaatatttatattgagtGTGTatgatttgttttaaaatatggaaaaatcaaataaatgaataaaatttaaaaaaggaattaagaataaaaaaattgcttagtTTTACGAGATTGTAAAACgaatgtaacaatatatagaacagtttatattataaaaattcatgctagttttaattttgcattatctcttatcaaattaatatatttgttaaacatCTGGAATATGATAGATTTATGAGTGCGTTGGTGAACAAAATGAAAGTGAATATTGCTTAACAtcgaaataattctttctctgCATTTAGTCGATTATATTTCCTCATAATTCTaagaatttatcgaaataaatatttcggcgcaattatacacaaaagagatgtcaaaattaaataagatttaatttaaattagccAAAAAATAAGATACCTTTATGCATCTTTCAACCTCGTTTTCTTCTTCAATTAATCCAAtcacaatttaaaaactatttatgcCTCGATACTTTTGCTCAGATAAAATCCTTTCGGCCCGAAAGCTGCTGAGACAGAAAGTTACCAAGAAATGTAGCCTCCAGCTATCAAAAGCGTTACGTAAAATGGCGAATTAGGCCAGtcttaattttagaattagcTGGAATCACTTTATTGCGGTGGCAGATAACTTCGATTGACATTGATTTTTGCTGGTGTGATACCTTCTGGAAGTCTGATGGGATGTCCCGTTTCCCCGATTGCAGCAGCGCCAAGCCTAAATCCGGCCCGGTATCCGTTCTCGTCAGCAATGTAGCTGGCGAATGCAAAGATTGCATTATGCAGATTATGTTATGCTTTCTTatctctttcttaaaaaaatcatatgctTTTacgttttctctttcttaaaaaatagtatatttttctgcgtttttaattaaaacattattaaaattagacgtaaacactattttattcttcaaattaaaaaaattacaaatgccaaacaacaacaaaaatttgaacaattaattggcttacatttaaatattttaaaatttatattaaatatttattattttaaaaaaatttttgacatgtCTAAATCCAAATCCAAgctccaattttttaaatttaaataatggtCAAATGTCCGAAGAAAACTCACAATCAGAAATACTTAGGAACACGCTCAGGAACATTTAGGAACATATTCAGAaacacttattgttagatatataaataataaaaacaattaaataattaaatgcaacatATCAATGACGCTCAAAATATTGGCTCCAAAAACTAggcaaaatatttacattacgataaaatatatgaatcatatactgaacaaataattatgaattataaatgccAAATAACAACAAGAATCTGAACAATTAATCGGCttacatttgaatattatttttaaaaaacttttgacaTGTCTAAATCCAAATCCAAgctccaattttttaaatttaaataacagtcAAATGTCCGAAGAAAACTGACAATCAAGAACACTTAAGAACACGCTCAGGAACATTTAGGAACATACTCAGAaacacttattgttagatatattaataataaaaacaattaaataattaaatgcaacatATTGACGCTCAAAATATTGACTCCAAAAACTAGACAAAATGCTTacattaagtatataaaacatatactgaacaaaaagttgaaTTATAAATGCCATATAACAACAAGAAtttgaacaattaataaaaatgtccaAAGAAAACTCATAATCAGAAACATTTAAGACTACACTCAGGAACACTTAGGAACACACTTAGAAAAacttagatatataaaatctgatttatataaataattaaaacaattaaataattaaacgcaTCATATCAATggcgtttaaaataatctaaaaaattcctaaaaaaTCTTGGCGAATCGCTTacattacgataaaatatatagaacatATACTCACTGAACGGAAACGGGGATCCCTTCGGGACTCTTGTAGGAAAAAGATCCCTCCACTACTCGGACCAATTCACCATCCACGAGTTTGAAGGTGGCGGATTCCTGCCTCTCGACGCCGTCTTCATTAATGACATTAGTGGAAACCGGTGAACTCGCGACTTTTGGCTCGCCTTCGAAGAGCGGTTTCAGAATCAAACCGCCGGATCCGCGCGCAAACAGTGGCGCCTTTTAATCCGGGGACAACTTGTCGGTAAAGCACATCGGGAATGACAGCAAATACCAAATTTGtaagagagaatttaattttactttcatttcattttaattaaaaataaaatatataaacgttaATTCtgcatatttcaataaataatattatatacctacattttttcctctttataatattatacgaggtatttatttaaattttataaaaaatttgtaaagaattttgtaaagaatttGATCTTCAAGAATTTGATctctaattttgttaaaaaaattttaggtaaagaaattattttaaaaatctttagttgcaactttttaaaataagtttatttattgtatgcattttctaatgcttctcattcatacaaaaaaaaaacactgagcaatttaattaaatctcaagTGCTAGATTTGCAAATGTATCGAAAAAAAACTTAAGTTTTCATGAGAGTCTCATTTTTAATGAGACATTTTTTacttgcacatttttttatttctataacat is a genomic window containing:
- the LOC126858674 gene encoding F-box only protein 21-like, which encodes MEKKFSQRWPSAKKIYDKQCKKNKQEKCRKCGQKSTKDFIKTGINCVRQLQNCISHILHEHYHNNEAIDNLIEFHRIFNLDKCFIYNIINIIYEEGENFITCSVFIDEFKNLLTQSSRRTDCDLTERYCQIKMFHFMRQCLVRKKLYRYTDQCYKNQLLERIVTMAAQWLQPEKDIFYSKVKASLDNIALEVLDCLREKYPNHSICSTPAFSEFFSYWKENNIEDNYWDEEEGTQIIETLREYMFDEFQLTEWGMSSNTTLEYMCIDNVLEKRYGEELILLVIYHSVARRLGLRCDVVRSSSHFFLSWKPYYFMNNSRNGRFFNISSKSYIPHRTNFIYFDELRASRFWQELIYSTLENSNLYNDTFGIMSDGSIQLIRYDRINVERRRINVLSLSVKKTKRHTRPKDVKFAVGMIVTHQPADCVGVIIGWHQHLDRHIVEFSAKNVPNSYMHLCELPLYHCRNCNFKKEQTNYIILTENNKMCYVEEDAITLTTPRWIDNSEIGRYFYKFEGTHYVPNKMLARFYPQDAALTAQQDYNNITITSQHCDNIDTFLHIEYFSLYFLICFFILQFNLYL
- the LOC126858673 gene encoding LOW QUALITY PROTEIN: larval cuticle protein 2-like (The sequence of the model RefSeq protein was modified relative to this genomic sequence to represent the inferred CDS: substituted 1 base at 1 genomic stop codon) yields the protein MKVKLNSLLQIWYLLSFPMCFTDKLSPDXKAPLFARGSGGLILKPLFEGEPKVASSPVSTNVINEDGVERQESATFKLVDGELVRVVEGSFSYKSPEGIPVSVHYIADENGYRAGFRLGAAAIGETGHPIRLPEGITPAKINVNRSYLPPQ